The window AGGTTGCAGCTCGGGCACGACAGGTTCGGCCGTCCAGAGCTTCACGCCCATCCAGATCAGGTAGGCCGCTCCGGCATAGCGCAGGATCGTCATCACGATCCCCATTTCGGCCGCGATGATCGACAGGCCGAAAGCCGCGAGCGTGAGAAAGATCAGGATGCCGGCGACCGTTCCCGCTCCATAGGCGATGCCCGAGGCCGCGCCGTGCGAGATCGTGCGGGCTACGATCGTCATATTGTCCGGGCCGGGACTGGCGGCAAACACGAAGAACGCTGCTGCGAAGGCGAGTAGTGTCGAAATATCCACGGAATCCCCCGAAAGTGATGATTGCTTTCGGGCTGTCAGGATACTCGCTTTTCGCTCATACGAAAGGGGCCGATGAGAAATCCGGCCAGTACCGAGGCCGTAGCAGCTTGGGCGCCCCCGTAAATGTTCACCGCGTCCACTAACGGCGCTGGGGTCTCCTCGAGGTGGATTTCGGAAACCTGCTC is drawn from Shinella sp. PSBB067 and contains these coding sequences:
- a CDS encoding LysE family translocator translates to MDISTLLAFAAAFFVFAASPGPDNMTIVARTISHGAASGIAYGAGTVAGILIFLTLAAFGLSIIAAEMGIVMTILRYAGAAYLIWMGVKLWTAEPVVPELQPVSERRGLLSIFATGVALNLGNPKMPLFYVALLPNVVGSALTPGHVAALAAVILAVETVVIGGHVILAGRARKMLRTPTVVRRVNRTAGGVMIGAGVVVVASR